In Vibrio gangliei, a single window of DNA contains:
- the mltG gene encoding endolytic transglycosylase MltG, protein MIKKITIIFLVLLIIAAGSLFYAKSQVENYLQQPLNIEQKQLFTVEHGKTLHSALWTLEKEGWIKSNSFSRLLPRLHPEVVHIRAGTYELVPGQTLKEALLTMVSGQEYQFTITFIEGSRFDEWRQQLALAKDLKQATQEMSEADIAKALGEEHEKLEGLLLAETYHYTAGMSDLDILKRAHQSLIRELDKAWQSKQDNLPLKSPYQALILASIIEKETAIESERQRIASVFINRLNKGMRLQTDPTVIYGMGDKYDGNIRKKDLSTPTAYNTYVINGLPPTPIAMPGVESIQAALNPENSHYLYFVASGNGGHVFSQSLAEHNRAVQRYLKQLRANKSQ, encoded by the coding sequence GTGATAAAAAAAATAACGATTATCTTCCTTGTTCTTCTTATTATTGCTGCTGGTTCCCTTTTTTATGCAAAGTCACAGGTGGAGAATTATTTGCAACAGCCTTTAAACATTGAGCAAAAGCAGCTGTTCACGGTCGAGCATGGTAAAACGTTGCACAGTGCTTTGTGGACATTAGAAAAAGAAGGTTGGATTAAGTCGAATTCTTTCTCACGTTTATTACCACGCTTACACCCTGAAGTGGTCCATATTCGTGCGGGTACTTATGAGTTAGTGCCAGGGCAGACATTAAAAGAAGCATTGCTAACCATGGTGTCAGGACAAGAATATCAGTTTACCATTACCTTTATTGAAGGCAGTCGTTTCGATGAATGGCGCCAACAATTGGCGCTAGCAAAAGATCTTAAACAAGCAACGCAAGAGATGTCAGAGGCCGATATTGCTAAAGCATTAGGTGAAGAACATGAAAAGCTAGAAGGCTTACTGCTTGCCGAAACCTATCACTACACAGCTGGAATGTCAGATCTCGATATTTTAAAGCGTGCTCATCAATCCCTGATTCGAGAATTAGATAAAGCGTGGCAATCAAAGCAGGATAACTTGCCTCTGAAAAGCCCTTATCAAGCATTGATCTTAGCATCGATTATTGAAAAAGAGACGGCGATAGAGTCTGAACGTCAGCGTATCGCTTCTGTGTTTATTAATCGTTTGAACAAAGGCATGCGTCTGCAAACCGATCCCACGGTCATTTATGGAATGGGGGATAAATATGATGGCAATATTCGTAAAAAAGATCTCTCCACACCGACAGCGTATAACACGTATGTGATTAATGGTTTACCGCCGACACCGATTGCGATGCCTGGTGTGGAGTCGATTCAAGCGGCTTTAAATCCAGAGAACAGTCATTATTTGTATTTTGTTGCCAGTGGTAATGGTGGCCATGTGTTTAGTCAGTCACTTGCAGAGCATAACCGTGCTGTACAGCGTTATTTAAAACAATTAAGAGCGAATAAGAGCCAATAA
- the tmk gene encoding dTMP kinase: MNTAKFIVVEGLEGAGKSTAIKTILKVLSHNNVGEVVQTREPGGTPLAEKLRALVKEEHEGEHLHDISELLMIYAARVQLVENVIKPALERGQWVLGDRHDLSSQAYQGGGRQISPTVMANLRQTALGDFKPDLTLYMDIDPKVGLERACGRGELDRIEKMDLSFFERARACYLDAAQTDPTIITINAEQNLEQVTQDLKLALQGWFDNEQQVK; encoded by the coding sequence ATGAATACAGCAAAATTTATTGTCGTAGAAGGATTAGAGGGAGCTGGTAAAAGTACAGCTATTAAAACCATCCTTAAGGTATTAAGCCACAATAACGTTGGTGAAGTAGTACAAACTCGTGAGCCGGGCGGGACGCCTCTTGCAGAAAAATTAAGAGCTTTGGTTAAAGAAGAGCATGAAGGCGAGCATCTACACGACATCAGTGAATTGTTAATGATTTACGCAGCTCGGGTCCAGTTAGTAGAAAATGTCATTAAGCCGGCTCTTGAGCGTGGGCAATGGGTGTTGGGCGATCGCCATGACCTTTCTTCACAAGCCTATCAAGGTGGTGGCCGTCAAATTTCACCAACCGTGATGGCAAACCTTCGACAAACCGCTTTAGGGGATTTTAAGCCGGATTTAACCTTGTATATGGATATTGATCCTAAAGTTGGCTTGGAACGTGCTTGTGGGCGGGGTGAACTAGACCGAATTGAAAAAATGGATTTGAGTTTTTTTGAGCGAGCTCGTGCGTGTTATCTAGACGCCGCTCAAACTGATCCGACTATTATTACCATCAATGCTGAGCAGAACCTTGAACAAGTGACACAGGATTTGAAACTGGCCTTGCAAGGTTGGTTTGATAACGAACAACAGGTTAAATAA
- the holB gene encoding DNA polymerase III subunit delta' codes for MELYPWLEPMWQRWQLMLTRHAIPNAMLCNAKVGTGMEQLVSRLAAAIVCKNADDEACGFCHSCELSQSGHHPDVHWVQPEKDGKAISVDQIRDANRYAIESSQLGGKRVIIIHPAEAMNESASNALLKTLETPPERCVFILLSEDKHKLLPTITSRCQHWQLPIIKKTVLLEWLTQKSSKSAASDWFCIKMYAQSPLQALEFIEQDKHLQWQNLLELLSQGLTQPEASLNPVQTFFKEEPLEKLTWLLYLFNDLQKAHFGVCDGPFPSQFESLIHEVSYEKAHHHYQQVQKLYRSLHTASGLNAELLILDWYLGFIQS; via the coding sequence ATGGAATTGTACCCTTGGTTAGAGCCAATGTGGCAGCGTTGGCAGTTAATGTTGACTCGTCATGCAATACCTAATGCCATGCTTTGTAATGCCAAAGTCGGTACGGGTATGGAGCAGTTGGTATCTCGCCTTGCTGCCGCTATCGTCTGTAAAAACGCAGACGATGAGGCTTGTGGTTTCTGTCATAGCTGTGAGTTAAGTCAGAGTGGACATCACCCTGATGTTCATTGGGTACAACCTGAAAAGGATGGTAAAGCGATCAGTGTTGATCAGATTCGAGATGCAAATCGTTATGCCATCGAGTCGTCACAACTGGGCGGTAAACGAGTCATTATTATTCATCCGGCAGAAGCGATGAATGAATCAGCATCAAATGCGCTTTTGAAAACGCTGGAAACACCGCCAGAACGTTGTGTGTTTATCTTATTAAGTGAAGATAAACATAAGTTGCTTCCAACCATTACTAGCCGCTGTCAGCACTGGCAACTACCGATAATTAAGAAAACGGTGCTGTTAGAATGGCTGACACAAAAATCGAGCAAGTCGGCAGCAAGCGATTGGTTTTGCATCAAAATGTATGCTCAATCACCACTACAAGCGCTTGAGTTCATTGAACAAGATAAGCATCTACAATGGCAAAATTTGCTGGAGTTATTAAGCCAAGGTCTGACGCAACCAGAGGCCTCACTCAATCCGGTTCAAACTTTTTTTAAAGAAGAGCCTTTAGAAAAGTTGACGTGGTTACTTTACTTATTTAATGACTTACAAAAAGCGCATTTTGGGGTCTGTGACGGGCCATTTCCATCACAATTTGAATCTTTAATCCATGAAGTTTCTTACGAAAAAGCGCATCACCACTATCAGCAAGTTCAGAAACTATATCGATCATTACACACTGCTTCCGGTTTGAACGCGGAATTACTGATTCTTGATTGGTACTTAGGCTTCATCCAGTCCTAA
- a CDS encoding TatD family hydrolase, whose product MLIDSHCHLDKLNYEDLHIDVADVLHKAKQVGVQEMLTVGVTLEAFPKMLSMIETFDQIHASCGVHPLDCESEFDLGLFKQYASHEKVVAVGETGLDFFYQPETAKRQVELFEQHVEVANELSKPLIIHTRNAREETLDVLRNGHAERCGGVIHCFTEDLAFAKAAMELGFYISLSGIITFKQATELQDVVKQLPLERLLVETDSPFLAPIPHRGKENQPAYVADVAKFLAKLQQRDVKEVEEITTNNFKRLFLNG is encoded by the coding sequence ATGTTAATTGATTCACACTGCCATTTAGACAAACTTAATTACGAGGATCTTCATATAGATGTTGCGGATGTCCTGCACAAGGCGAAACAGGTCGGTGTGCAAGAAATGCTGACAGTAGGTGTGACTTTAGAGGCATTTCCGAAAATGTTGTCTATGATTGAAACATTTGATCAAATTCATGCCTCTTGCGGTGTGCATCCTTTAGATTGTGAAAGTGAGTTCGATTTAGGCTTATTCAAACAATATGCCTCCCATGAGAAAGTGGTGGCAGTGGGGGAAACCGGTCTGGATTTTTTCTATCAGCCAGAAACCGCTAAGCGTCAAGTTGAGTTGTTTGAACAGCATGTTGAAGTTGCAAATGAATTGAGCAAGCCGTTGATTATTCATACGCGTAATGCGCGTGAGGAAACACTCGATGTATTACGCAATGGTCATGCTGAGCGTTGTGGTGGGGTAATTCATTGTTTTACAGAAGACCTTGCTTTTGCAAAAGCGGCGATGGAATTGGGCTTTTATATTTCGTTGTCTGGCATTATCACTTTTAAACAAGCGACTGAGTTGCAAGATGTGGTTAAGCAATTGCCATTGGAGCGATTACTGGTAGAAACTGATTCTCCATTTTTGGCACCCATCCCTCATCGAGGGAAAGAAAATCAGCCAGCCTATGTTGCGGATGTGGCGAAATTTCTTGCTAAATTGCAGCAGCGAGATGTTAAAGAAGTGGAGGAGATTACCACGAATAACTTTAAGAGATTGTTTTTGAATGGTTAA
- a CDS encoding PTS transporter subunit EIIC — protein sequence MKAFFSKLSQALMLPIALLPAAGIMLGIGGSFTNQSMVEAYNISILQEGTILNNFLQVMTGAGDIVFGNLPLLFALAIAIGFARAEKGAAALAATISFLVMNVSIAKTLAVAGMVHDGNVVLMGTEYAGILGNMLGITNTLNMGVFGGLIAGGITVVLHNKYHDVVLPDYLGFFAGARFVPIISAFSALFYGIALVFVWPYIGALFGSLGAALGALSASGNGFIASFVFGIIERSLIPVGLHHVFYLPLWQSEIGGTAQIAGQLVKGTQNIFFASLANGDYSQFSATNFMTGKFPFMMFGLPAAAFAMYTLADDNNKKAAGGLLFSVALTAFLTGITEPIEFTFLFLSAPLYYFIHVPLAGISFMLMDLLNVKVGMTFSGGFIDFSLFGMLPGLTGTENHWYYIPLVGAIYAPIYFFLFRWYIVKFDVKTPGRKGSAVATVSKQEYRDAKSGKGGNDALIDSMIEALGGKDNIVSVDACITRLRISVKDGDKVQDNDYWTQQLGAKGLVKVGGTGIQAIYGAQAAGYKAAINSKLGM from the coding sequence ATGAAGGCCTTTTTTAGTAAACTGTCGCAAGCATTAATGCTTCCGATAGCACTGCTTCCAGCTGCAGGTATCATGCTGGGTATCGGGGGGAGCTTCACCAACCAAAGCATGGTTGAAGCATACAACATTTCAATTCTGCAAGAAGGCACAATCCTAAATAACTTTTTACAAGTTATGACAGGTGCGGGCGATATCGTTTTCGGTAACTTGCCACTTTTATTTGCTCTGGCTATTGCCATTGGTTTTGCGCGCGCTGAAAAAGGTGCTGCTGCACTGGCTGCGACAATCTCATTCCTAGTTATGAACGTGTCAATTGCTAAAACTTTAGCGGTTGCAGGTATGGTTCATGACGGCAATGTTGTGCTAATGGGTACTGAATACGCAGGTATCCTAGGCAACATGCTAGGTATTACTAATACACTTAACATGGGTGTATTTGGTGGTCTGATTGCTGGTGGTATCACCGTTGTTCTACACAACAAATACCACGATGTTGTCCTACCTGATTACCTAGGCTTCTTTGCTGGCGCACGTTTCGTACCAATCATCTCTGCATTCTCTGCATTGTTCTACGGTATCGCGCTAGTATTCGTATGGCCTTACATCGGTGCTCTATTCGGTTCTCTAGGTGCGGCACTAGGTGCGCTATCTGCATCAGGTAACGGTTTCATCGCATCATTTGTATTCGGTATCATTGAACGTTCATTGATCCCAGTGGGTCTTCACCACGTATTTTATTTGCCACTATGGCAAAGTGAGATCGGTGGTACAGCTCAAATCGCTGGTCAATTAGTGAAAGGTACGCAAAACATCTTCTTTGCTTCTCTAGCAAACGGCGATTACTCTCAGTTCTCTGCAACTAACTTCATGACAGGTAAATTCCCATTCATGATGTTTGGTCTACCAGCAGCGGCATTCGCAATGTACACGCTAGCTGATGACAACAATAAGAAAGCCGCGGGCGGTCTATTGTTCTCTGTTGCACTAACGGCATTCTTGACAGGTATCACTGAACCAATCGAGTTCACATTCCTATTCTTGTCTGCACCACTTTACTACTTCATCCACGTGCCACTAGCAGGTATCTCTTTCATGCTAATGGACTTGTTGAATGTTAAAGTTGGTATGACATTCTCTGGTGGCTTCATCGACTTCAGCTTGTTCGGTATGCTTCCTGGCCTAACAGGTACAGAAAACCACTGGTACTACATTCCACTAGTTGGTGCTATCTATGCGCCTATCTACTTCTTCCTATTCCGTTGGTACATCGTGAAATTCGATGTTAAAACACCAGGTCGTAAAGGTAGTGCGGTAGCAACAGTGTCTAAGCAAGAATACCGTGATGCGAAATCTGGTAAAGGCGGCAACGATGCGCTTATTGACAGCATGATTGAAGCTCTAGGTGGGAAAGATAACATTGTATCTGTTGATGCATGTATCACTCGTCTACGTATCTCTGTTAAAGACGGCGATAAAGTACAAGATAACGATTACTGGACACAGCAACTTGGTGCTAAAGGTCTAGTGAAAGTAGGTGGTACTGGTATCCAAGCTATCTACGGTGCACAAGCTGCAGGCTATAAAGCTGCGATTAACTCTAAGCTTGGCATGTAA